A portion of the Corynebacterium rouxii genome contains these proteins:
- a CDS encoding polyprenol monophosphomannose synthase — MSMPSEKTLVIIPTYNELENLPLITGRVRKTNPNVDILVVDDNSPDGTGEAADALAAADAHIKVLHREGKGGLCGAYVAGFQWGLERDYTVLCEMDADGSHAPEQLHLLLAQVDNGADLVIGSRYVPGGKVVNWPKNRWVLSKGGNIYISLALGAGLSDMTAGYRAFRREVLETVDLNELSNAGYIFQVDMAWRVIQLGFDVREVPITFTEREIGESKLDGSFVKDSLLEVTKWGIQHRKEQITNLYTESSRLIRHEVSSFRKKHLI, encoded by the coding sequence ATGTCCATGCCCAGCGAAAAAACCTTGGTGATCATTCCAACGTATAACGAGTTGGAAAATCTCCCATTGATCACGGGCCGTGTACGTAAGACAAACCCTAACGTAGACATCCTCGTCGTGGATGACAATAGCCCAGATGGCACAGGAGAGGCAGCCGACGCCTTGGCGGCTGCAGACGCGCACATTAAAGTGCTTCACCGCGAGGGTAAAGGCGGTTTGTGTGGAGCCTACGTGGCTGGCTTCCAATGGGGCCTAGAACGCGACTACACCGTGCTATGTGAGATGGATGCCGACGGCTCACATGCACCCGAACAACTCCACCTGTTGCTTGCACAGGTGGATAACGGCGCGGATCTCGTCATTGGTTCCCGTTATGTACCAGGTGGCAAAGTTGTGAACTGGCCTAAGAATCGTTGGGTGTTATCTAAGGGCGGTAATATCTACATTTCCTTAGCCCTTGGCGCAGGACTTTCTGACATGACCGCGGGTTACCGTGCTTTCCGTCGAGAGGTACTTGAGACAGTTGATCTCAACGAGCTATCTAATGCTGGCTATATTTTCCAAGTAGATATGGCGTGGCGTGTCATTCAGCTTGGTTTCGATGTGCGCGAAGTTCCGATTACTTTCACAGAACGAGAAATCGGTGAGTCTAAGCTTGACGGTAGTTTTGTCAAGGATTCCCTCCTCGAGGTGACAAAGTGGGGTATCCAGCACCGCAAAGAACAGATCACCAATCTTTATACAGAGTCTTCACGTCTCATTCGCCATGAGGTTAGCTCTTTCCGTAAGAAGCATCTTATCTAG
- a CDS encoding YceI family protein, translating into MDNKQKPIIIGTFIAVAVLAIVAVAIALIPLLTNPGVKTEQIDTSNAQPASTDIDGEWSVTYGKAPNISSAGFTFHEVLPGDKRVTSGSTRSVSGNVSVKNSRLTSGTVTIDMADIHTDNQKRDTNVRSKIFETAKFPEASYEISQAVDLSAVPSDGTSIELRIPGKLTIHGVTRDVTPDFTIIRDGNTVKVSTTIPINRLDFNVHMPEFVAAKIDENGEINVLLNLEKSGS; encoded by the coding sequence ATGGATAACAAGCAAAAGCCCATTATTATTGGCACTTTTATAGCGGTCGCGGTTCTCGCCATCGTAGCGGTAGCCATAGCCCTTATCCCATTGCTCACAAACCCGGGGGTAAAAACCGAACAGATAGACACCTCCAATGCACAGCCAGCTTCCACAGATATTGATGGAGAATGGTCCGTTACTTACGGGAAAGCCCCTAATATCAGTTCTGCAGGATTCACCTTTCATGAAGTTCTACCTGGTGACAAGAGAGTCACATCAGGGTCAACGCGGTCAGTGTCAGGAAATGTTTCCGTTAAAAATTCACGCTTAACTTCCGGAACCGTCACGATCGATATGGCGGATATCCATACCGACAATCAAAAACGCGACACAAATGTACGCTCAAAGATTTTCGAAACTGCCAAGTTTCCTGAAGCTTCCTACGAAATTTCCCAAGCAGTAGATCTTTCGGCCGTGCCAAGCGATGGAACATCTATTGAGCTTAGGATTCCCGGAAAACTCACCATTCACGGTGTAACACGTGACGTGACACCAGATTTCACAATTATTCGCGACGGCAATACGGTAAAAGTATCGACGACCATTCCGATTAATCGGCTCGATTTTAATGTACACATGCCTGAGTTTGTAGCCGCAAAAATTGACGAAAACGGAGAAATCAACGTCTTACTAAACCTCGAAAAGTCCGGATCCTAG
- the lnt gene encoding apolipoprotein N-acyltransferase codes for MNRKRSRAARVLLTRFAAAVVAALLVFSSYQPLGWYSCAPIGIALLLWSLAPRHSECLSSRMSTLIAIAHSVTLFLLLLPWIGEFVGAMPYVALSIFLSLYSILWGAPLAKLLSTRKGWITAPFVLLAVEWLRSNYPFGGFAWVRLAWGQIGGPLAPFAAWGGPALVSFATMLVGALIFALLQRTNTRLALTISVIMSVVTAGTWFNLRSSESQDLTGQHQVTVAAVQGNVPRLGLDFNAQRRAVLANHVQETKKITEPVDFVVWPENSSDVDPFADVRARNLIDSAVVSAQAPIVVGTVTTDEVGARNAMVVFDPETGEGDWHVKKFLQPFGEWMPWRDFFRKFSSLVDLAGDFKPGEGNGVVRVHAAQLGETVKLGISTCYEVAFDQAGRDAVLAGAQVLATPTNNATFGFTDMTYQQLAMSRMRAIELDRAVVVAATSGVSAIVTPSGEVLQHSKIFESATLVQSLPLKETITFSARYGTLLEEVLVIIGTLCAVSALAIRRKMPQASSRAPRKKN; via the coding sequence GTGAATCGGAAAAGGTCCCGAGCAGCTCGAGTGCTTCTCACACGTTTCGCTGCAGCGGTAGTCGCAGCATTGCTCGTTTTCTCGTCTTATCAGCCTCTAGGCTGGTACAGCTGTGCACCAATCGGTATCGCATTGCTGCTATGGTCACTAGCTCCTCGGCATTCAGAATGTCTTTCTTCGCGAATGAGCACACTTATCGCGATCGCTCATTCCGTAACACTGTTTTTATTACTTCTCCCGTGGATCGGCGAATTTGTAGGGGCAATGCCTTACGTTGCTTTGTCGATATTTTTATCTTTGTATTCAATTCTGTGGGGAGCACCGTTAGCAAAACTGTTATCTACACGAAAAGGGTGGATTACAGCCCCGTTTGTACTGCTCGCAGTGGAGTGGCTGAGGTCCAACTATCCATTTGGCGGTTTTGCATGGGTTCGCCTCGCATGGGGTCAGATAGGTGGCCCTTTAGCACCCTTTGCAGCATGGGGTGGCCCTGCGTTAGTCTCATTTGCCACAATGTTGGTAGGTGCATTGATCTTCGCACTGCTCCAGCGCACAAATACACGATTGGCTCTCACAATCTCTGTCATCATGAGCGTGGTCACGGCTGGCACGTGGTTTAATCTCAGGTCTTCCGAAAGCCAAGATTTAACAGGGCAACACCAAGTCACCGTGGCTGCTGTTCAAGGCAATGTTCCTCGACTTGGACTGGATTTCAATGCTCAGCGTAGAGCTGTATTAGCGAACCATGTACAAGAAACGAAAAAAATAACTGAACCAGTTGACTTCGTAGTGTGGCCGGAAAATTCCTCGGATGTCGATCCTTTTGCAGATGTTCGCGCACGCAATCTCATCGACTCTGCGGTCGTTTCAGCACAAGCGCCCATTGTTGTCGGGACGGTTACAACCGATGAAGTAGGCGCTCGAAATGCCATGGTGGTTTTCGATCCGGAAACTGGGGAAGGAGACTGGCATGTCAAAAAGTTTTTACAACCTTTTGGCGAGTGGATGCCTTGGCGCGACTTTTTCCGAAAGTTTTCTTCGCTCGTTGATCTCGCCGGCGATTTCAAACCAGGTGAAGGTAACGGCGTTGTACGAGTTCATGCTGCTCAATTAGGAGAAACAGTCAAGCTCGGAATAAGCACTTGTTACGAAGTGGCATTCGACCAAGCAGGACGAGACGCGGTACTGGCGGGGGCACAAGTATTAGCGACCCCTACGAATAATGCCACTTTTGGGTTCACAGATATGACTTATCAGCAGCTTGCTATGAGCCGTATGCGCGCAATCGAACTCGACCGAGCAGTGGTCGTAGCAGCTACTTCAGGTGTTTCGGCTATAGTGACACCGAGTGGTGAAGTACTCCAACACTCGAAAATATTCGAATCGGCAACTCTAGTACAATCGCTTCCGTTGAAAGAAACCATCACTTTTTCCGCGCGGTATGGCACGCTATTGGAGGAAGTCTTGGTTATTATTGGAACTCTATGCGCAGTATCTGCGTTAGCTATACGCAGAAAGATGCCACAAGCATCATCTCGAGCACCACGCAAAAAGAATTGA
- a CDS encoding FAD-binding and (Fe-S)-binding domain-containing protein — protein MRKLLLPDPHVIGRPQGTTSQADAVGPELIDGAPNELIAQLSKIVGRSNVLGTLSDLVRYASDGSPYRRVPQVVVRPRNEHDLSRLMQFARNHGRKLTFRAAGSSLNGQATSDDILVDVKTHFLGMEVRNDGAQLWARSGVVLGDAQAVLGRQGVMLGPDPGSTAVCTIGGVVADNSGGMRCSVDRDVYHSIVDARIVLPSGTIVDTSAGDLRFQEQEPELHAGLIELRDRIRSDSALTDRLRKKFSIRNTNGIRLDAFLDEDQPVKILLKLMVSSEGIFGVVTESVINTVRLPRKKAVAWVLLSDLRDAANYVSPLMGIGAEACELLVAPVLKRSVANFREAPREWNNIPDTCAALLLEVGGVDDADLDSTIEKARSVLADADLIAPLTFDKTVDGQRGAWHIRNGLFGVIGSDRPQGTALITEDVCFPPALVGQGAADLLDLLASYEYPEMVMGHAAFGNLHFFILPHFGIEKEREKYAQFLEDLSELVVDKYDGSLKAEHGTGLNMAPFLQREWGTQAWELMWEVKNLLDPSGILAPDVKLTRKQDIHLQNFKSFPKIEQEINSCVECGFCEPVCPSRHVTLTPRQRIVLRREMARQEEGSEVLAKLQEEYQYNAIDMCAADGSCSIACPISIDTGKVMKHFREKQTSATSGKVALAGAKKWEVIEKLVRGGLVSAKLLGTSSLQNITNAGRELINPDLLPSIPGDLPQAAQKLPTTHKAGAQAVYFSACINRMFGKSAHAHPASLSLPQAVVELGRRSGVPVWIPHDVGGRCCGTPWSSKGYKEGFKYHASQIVNDMWRWSDQGRLPIIVDASSCTHGILENIPTVLSGTDKERFSQLRILDVVEWLASEVIDHLTITETLGNIAVHPTCSIQHLGLDADLLKVAQTMGSASVPEGTHCCGSAGDRVLLHPELTGSATEEERRSLNSGDYDCFVASNRTCEMGLEMIADRPFEHIAVVLERASRPVISP, from the coding sequence ATGCGCAAACTACTTCTACCCGATCCCCACGTAATAGGCCGTCCGCAAGGCACCACTAGTCAAGCCGATGCGGTAGGCCCTGAGCTGATAGACGGTGCCCCTAATGAGCTCATAGCCCAGTTGTCTAAAATAGTTGGAAGAAGCAATGTTTTGGGAACCTTGTCCGACCTCGTGCGCTATGCGTCGGACGGTTCGCCTTATCGACGTGTACCGCAAGTAGTTGTTCGGCCCCGTAATGAGCACGACCTTTCTCGGCTTATGCAATTTGCACGAAACCACGGCCGAAAGCTCACTTTCCGCGCAGCAGGATCATCGCTCAACGGACAGGCCACAAGCGACGATATTCTTGTAGACGTCAAGACACACTTTTTAGGGATGGAAGTGCGTAATGACGGTGCACAATTGTGGGCGCGTTCCGGTGTGGTCCTTGGTGACGCGCAAGCAGTACTAGGCCGACAAGGGGTCATGCTTGGACCAGATCCAGGCTCAACTGCGGTTTGTACCATTGGTGGCGTAGTTGCTGACAACTCTGGTGGCATGCGCTGTTCGGTGGACCGCGATGTCTATCACTCAATTGTTGACGCTCGCATTGTCCTTCCCAGTGGCACTATTGTGGATACATCCGCAGGCGACCTACGTTTCCAAGAACAAGAACCCGAATTACACGCAGGGCTCATAGAGCTTCGCGATCGGATTCGCTCAGATTCAGCTCTCACTGATCGGCTACGCAAGAAGTTTTCCATCAGAAATACAAATGGAATCCGTCTCGACGCTTTCCTTGACGAAGATCAACCAGTAAAGATTCTTCTTAAGCTAATGGTGAGCTCCGAAGGCATCTTTGGTGTAGTCACTGAATCGGTCATTAATACCGTTCGGTTGCCAAGAAAAAAGGCTGTCGCTTGGGTACTGCTTAGTGATCTGAGAGACGCAGCTAACTACGTAAGCCCACTAATGGGGATTGGTGCAGAAGCATGTGAGTTACTCGTCGCACCTGTACTAAAGCGATCTGTTGCAAATTTCCGAGAAGCGCCTCGTGAATGGAATAATATCCCTGATACATGCGCTGCATTGCTACTTGAAGTTGGTGGTGTTGATGACGCCGATCTCGATTCGACTATTGAAAAAGCACGCTCTGTATTGGCTGACGCCGACCTTATCGCGCCTCTAACCTTCGACAAAACTGTAGACGGACAAAGAGGCGCGTGGCATATTAGAAATGGCTTGTTCGGTGTTATTGGTTCTGACCGACCTCAAGGAACTGCCCTTATTACCGAAGACGTCTGCTTCCCACCAGCCTTAGTAGGGCAAGGTGCAGCCGATCTTCTTGATCTATTAGCTTCCTATGAGTATCCCGAAATGGTCATGGGACATGCAGCTTTTGGTAACCTGCATTTCTTTATCCTTCCCCACTTTGGAATTGAGAAGGAACGTGAAAAATATGCACAGTTTCTAGAGGACTTATCAGAACTCGTAGTTGATAAATACGATGGTTCCCTTAAAGCAGAACATGGTACTGGGCTTAATATGGCTCCATTCCTGCAACGTGAATGGGGTACCCAAGCATGGGAACTAATGTGGGAGGTGAAAAACCTTCTCGATCCTTCAGGAATCTTGGCTCCTGATGTTAAGCTCACCCGGAAGCAAGACATCCACCTTCAGAATTTTAAGAGTTTCCCCAAGATCGAGCAGGAAATAAATTCTTGTGTGGAATGCGGATTTTGTGAGCCTGTTTGCCCTTCTCGTCATGTCACGCTGACCCCACGCCAACGCATCGTCTTACGTCGAGAAATGGCTCGACAAGAAGAAGGCTCTGAAGTATTGGCAAAACTTCAAGAAGAATACCAATACAATGCTATTGACATGTGCGCAGCTGATGGCTCGTGCTCGATAGCTTGCCCAATCAGTATCGATACCGGCAAAGTGATGAAACACTTCCGCGAGAAGCAAACAAGCGCTACCTCAGGAAAAGTTGCTTTGGCAGGGGCGAAAAAATGGGAGGTCATCGAAAAATTAGTTCGAGGCGGATTGGTCAGCGCGAAACTGCTCGGCACCTCATCATTACAAAATATAACTAATGCTGGGCGTGAATTGATTAATCCAGATCTCCTACCGAGTATCCCTGGTGATCTTCCCCAAGCAGCTCAAAAACTACCCACGACACACAAGGCCGGAGCGCAAGCTGTCTACTTCTCTGCTTGCATCAATCGTATGTTTGGAAAGTCCGCCCATGCGCATCCCGCAAGTCTGTCATTACCCCAAGCCGTGGTCGAATTAGGACGAAGAAGCGGTGTACCCGTGTGGATTCCGCACGACGTTGGAGGCCGCTGTTGTGGAACACCTTGGTCATCAAAGGGCTACAAAGAAGGCTTTAAATATCATGCTTCCCAGATTGTTAACGATATGTGGCGCTGGTCCGACCAAGGTCGACTTCCAATTATCGTCGATGCATCGAGCTGTACTCACGGGATCCTCGAAAATATCCCTACAGTTTTATCTGGCACCGATAAAGAGCGATTTTCGCAACTTCGCATCTTAGATGTGGTGGAATGGCTCGCTTCTGAAGTCATAGATCATTTAACAATCACTGAAACTTTGGGAAATATTGCAGTCCATCCCACTTGTTCCATACAACATCTAGGACTCGATGCTGATCTGTTGAAAGTAGCACAAACCATGGGTTCAGCATCGGTACCAGAAGGTACTCATTGCTGCGGTTCGGCGGGCGATCGAGTACTACTTCACCCAGAACTTACCGGATCAGCCACTGAGGAAGAGCGTCGTTCGCTCAATTCTGGAGACTATGACTGCTTTGTTGCCTCTAACCGCACCTGTGAAATGGGATTAGAAATGATTGCTGACCGACCGTTCGAGCACATTGCCGTTGTTCTCGAGCGAGCCTCTCGACCAGTGATTTCCCCCTAA
- a CDS encoding FxsA family protein, giving the protein MRLYFALPYFLIEAIAFWGVSRWLGTGVALILLFACLFGGLILAAWEMQNISRKLSRGTASAGRAVGDLGLIGAGAMGVAMPGFITSIVGLLLICTPTRALVRNLLAKKLRTKIEELGAKSFEATNAYRQQAHYGSFAQPHASEQVIDEEEIQSWTRNLRPEDFGTDGSGSNDSGRK; this is encoded by the coding sequence ATGCGTCTTTATTTTGCTTTGCCCTACTTCCTCATCGAGGCTATAGCTTTTTGGGGAGTATCTCGGTGGCTCGGAACTGGGGTCGCCTTGATCCTCCTTTTTGCGTGCTTATTCGGTGGACTCATTCTCGCTGCTTGGGAAATGCAAAATATTTCTCGCAAACTTAGCCGCGGGACGGCTTCCGCAGGACGTGCAGTAGGAGACCTTGGTTTGATAGGTGCCGGAGCAATGGGCGTTGCAATGCCTGGGTTTATTACCTCAATTGTTGGTCTATTGCTTATCTGCACACCCACGCGTGCTTTAGTGAGAAATCTCTTAGCGAAAAAGCTTCGGACGAAGATCGAAGAACTAGGGGCAAAAAGCTTTGAAGCTACAAATGCGTATCGACAACAAGCACACTACGGATCGTTCGCTCAACCTCATGCCTCTGAACAAGTAATCGATGAGGAAGAAATACAATCATGGACTCGAAACCTAAGGCCGGAAGATTTCGGTACCGATGGTTCAGGCTCTAACGATTCGGGCCGAAAGTAG
- a CDS encoding RNA polymerase-binding protein RbpA, with amino-acid sequence MADRVLRGSRMGAVSYETDRDHDLAPRQMVRYKTETGEIFDVPFAHDAEIPSEWLCKNGQLGILMEGEGVEAKPVKPARTHWDMLRERRSLEELDVLLEERIEMLRKRRRNAARLLKQQQEEAAAAQNS; translated from the coding sequence ATGGCAGATCGCGTACTACGTGGCAGTCGAATGGGTGCTGTGAGCTACGAAACTGACCGTGATCATGATCTCGCTCCACGTCAGATGGTCCGTTACAAAACTGAAACGGGTGAAATTTTTGACGTGCCTTTCGCTCATGACGCTGAAATTCCAAGTGAGTGGCTGTGCAAGAATGGTCAGCTGGGCATCCTCATGGAAGGTGAAGGTGTAGAAGCCAAGCCTGTTAAACCAGCACGTACACACTGGGATATGCTTCGTGAACGTCGTTCTCTTGAAGAACTTGATGTTCTTTTGGAAGAGCGGATTGAAATGCTTCGTAAACGACGTCGCAATGCTGCGCGTTTGCTGAAACAACAGCAGGAAGAAGCTGCCGCAGCTCAAAATTCCTAA
- a CDS encoding bile acid:sodium symporter family protein — MSMVDSHEKQRGDAGEVTTEDRSSVIAVLVFPVLMIVGAVIAYQTPETFVGFKPYLNPMLMFIMFAMGLTITLPDLKEVARRPWPIALGVVCQFIVMPLSAVAISSILGFDQSLTIGLILLGSVPGGTSSNVLTYLAKGDVALSVAMTSVSTLVSPFATPLIMVLLAGESAEVNASGMMVSLLKTVLIPVGVGLILRFFAQRFVDAVLPVLPWLSIAVIGIVMMTVVAGAHAKLATVGIVVVLGVAIQNLIGFVAGYWSARFMRQPEASCRTTSIEVAAQNSGLAASMATQFFTPEAALPGAVATIYANISGAFYAAIVRRRAL, encoded by the coding sequence ATGTCAATGGTTGATAGCCATGAAAAACAGCGCGGAGACGCTGGGGAAGTAACTACCGAGGATAGGTCTTCAGTAATTGCCGTCCTCGTGTTTCCGGTTTTGATGATTGTAGGCGCAGTTATTGCGTATCAAACGCCGGAAACTTTTGTCGGCTTCAAGCCATATCTAAATCCAATGCTGATGTTCATTATGTTTGCGATGGGATTGACGATCACACTTCCTGATTTGAAAGAGGTCGCTCGGCGACCATGGCCAATAGCACTGGGGGTGGTGTGTCAATTTATTGTCATGCCTTTGTCTGCCGTCGCAATATCTTCAATATTGGGCTTCGATCAGTCGCTTACCATCGGGTTAATTCTCTTGGGATCCGTGCCTGGGGGTACCTCCTCAAATGTATTGACGTATTTAGCAAAAGGCGATGTTGCGCTATCTGTGGCAATGACTTCAGTTTCTACACTGGTATCGCCGTTTGCTACACCGTTGATCATGGTGCTTTTAGCTGGAGAAAGCGCTGAGGTCAATGCTTCTGGAATGATGGTGAGTTTGCTAAAAACTGTATTGATTCCGGTTGGGGTTGGGCTCATTTTAAGATTTTTCGCCCAGCGCTTTGTTGATGCTGTACTACCGGTATTGCCGTGGCTTTCGATCGCGGTGATTGGGATCGTGATGATGACGGTTGTGGCTGGGGCCCATGCCAAATTAGCTACAGTTGGCATCGTGGTTGTGCTAGGTGTTGCGATTCAAAATCTTATTGGGTTTGTTGCTGGATACTGGAGCGCTCGCTTTATGCGTCAACCAGAAGCTTCGTGTCGGACTACGTCGATCGAAGTTGCCGCCCAAAACTCTGGGCTGGCAGCTTCGATGGCAACACAGTTTTTTACTCCGGAAGCAGCGTTGCCTGGCGCGGTTGCGACAATCTATGCAAATATCTCTGGCGCGTTTTATGCGGCGATAGTTCGACGTAGGGCGCTGTAG